A window of the Macadamia integrifolia cultivar HAES 741 unplaced genomic scaffold, SCU_Mint_v3 scaffold_218A, whole genome shotgun sequence genome harbors these coding sequences:
- the LOC122071407 gene encoding cationic peroxidase 1-like: MASYSSSFIRTITICVFVVLVVGMASAQLSSTYYNSSCPNALSTIKSAVNSAVANERRMGASLLRLHFHDCFVNGCDASILLDDTANFTGEKTAKPNNGSVRGFDVIDTIKSKVESICPGVVSCADIVAVAARDSVAALGGPSWTVQLGRRDSTTANLSTANSDIPAPTLNLSGLISAFSNKGLTAKEMVALSGSHTIGQARCTNFRARIYNETNINTSFASSLKSNCPSNGSDNNLSPLDAISPTSFDNAYYKDLVSKKGLLHSDQQLYNGGSTDSQVTTYSRSSSSFLTDFANAMVKMGNLSPLTGTNGQIRTNCRKTN; the protein is encoded by the exons ATGGCTTCTTATTCCTCCTCATTTATTAGAACCATCACTATCTGTGTGTTTGTGGTCCTGGTTGTTGGGATGGCCTCTGCTCAGCTATCATCTACTTATTATAACAGTTCATGTCCCAACGCCCTCTCAACCATCAAGTCTGCGGTCAATTCTGCAGTGGCCAATGAACGTCGAATGGGCGCTTCCCTTCTTCGTCTACATTTCCATGATTGCTTTGTCAAT GGTTGCGATGCATCTATTCTGTTGGACGACACAGCAAACTTCACCGGAGAGAAGACGGCAAAACCGAATAACGGATCAGTCCGAGGATTCGATGTGATCGACACCATCAAATCCAAAGTTGAGAGCATCTGCCCTGGTGTTGTCTCCTGTGCTGATATTGTTGCCGTTGCTGCTCGTGACTCTGTTGCCGCT TTGGGTGGCCCTTCCTGGACTGTTCAGCTAGGAAGAAGAGATTCAACCACAGCAAATTTAAGCACTGCAAACAGTGACATACCTGCACCGACCTTGAATCTTAGTGGGCTCATCTCTGCCTTCTCCAATAAAGGTTTAACTGCTAAGGAAATGGTGGCTCTCTCAGGATCTCACACCATAGGCCAAGCTAGGTGCACAAATTTCAGAGCTCGCATCTACAATGAGACCAACATAAATACATCCTTTGCATCATCGCTGAAGTCGAATTGCCCGAGCAACGGCAGTGACAACAATCTCTCCCCCCTTGACGCCATAAGCCCAACTAGCTTTGATAATGCTTATTACAAGGACCTGGTGAGCAAGAAGGGGTTGTTACACTCCGATCAACAGCTCTACAATGGTGGCTCCACAGATTCTCAAGTTACTACCTACAGTAGAAGCTCCTCCAGTTTCTTAACTGATTTTGCAAATGCGATGGTGAAGATGGGAAACCTCAGTCCACTCACGGGGACTAACGGGCAGATCAGAACCAATTGTAGGAAGACCAACTAA